The proteins below are encoded in one region of Gemmatimonas sp.:
- a CDS encoding alkaline phosphatase D family protein, translated as MSDSSLPRRAFLARALVAGTTAALAPRDIWAAAGRGLPAAPALITSERLRPQWPSGVQTGDPWATRAILWGRTDRAAQLQVEWSTTEAFRDVRRVRGPVAQTANAFTTHLDLRDLPPGQTIFFRARYESLASPGAFSEPVVGHFRTPVRATARATRPVRIAWSGDMVGQGWGIDEARGGIRMYEALRRAEPDVFVHSGDNIYADGPLQAEVPLGDGTVWRNLVTEAKSKVCETLDDFRGAFAYNLLDANAQRFGASVPVIAQWDDHEVVNNWFPELVLTDDARYTEKRVEVLATRARQALFEFLPIRRHAIDRERVYRAFSLGPLADLFVVDLRSYRGANSANLQAEPSPATAILGESQLAWLERSLTASRATWKVVACDMPIGLVVNDPVRDGVRNYEAIANGNDGAPRGREHEIARLLQRLQQAGVRNVVWVTADVHYCAAHHYAPERAVFTRFDPFWEFVAGPMHAGTFGPNALDGTFGPAVRFASAAPSPNRPPSDNLQFYGTLDIDPGTRALTAALWDVTGKKLWSTELAP; from the coding sequence ATGTCCGACAGTTCGCTGCCCCGTCGCGCGTTTCTCGCCCGTGCCCTCGTCGCCGGCACGACCGCGGCGCTCGCTCCCCGTGATATCTGGGCAGCAGCCGGTCGCGGGCTGCCGGCCGCCCCTGCCCTCATCACCAGCGAACGGCTTCGGCCCCAGTGGCCCAGCGGGGTGCAAACGGGGGACCCGTGGGCCACACGGGCCATCCTCTGGGGCCGCACCGACCGCGCGGCGCAGCTGCAGGTGGAGTGGTCCACCACCGAGGCGTTTCGCGACGTGCGCCGGGTGCGCGGACCGGTGGCCCAGACGGCCAATGCCTTCACCACCCATCTCGACCTGCGCGATCTCCCCCCGGGACAAACCATCTTCTTCCGCGCGCGCTACGAAAGCCTCGCGTCACCGGGCGCCTTCAGCGAGCCGGTCGTCGGGCACTTCCGGACACCAGTACGCGCGACCGCGCGCGCCACGCGCCCGGTGCGCATCGCCTGGTCTGGCGACATGGTCGGTCAGGGATGGGGCATTGATGAGGCACGCGGCGGCATCCGCATGTACGAAGCCCTGCGGCGTGCCGAGCCGGACGTGTTCGTGCATTCGGGTGACAACATCTACGCCGATGGGCCGCTGCAGGCCGAAGTCCCGCTCGGCGATGGCACCGTGTGGCGCAATCTCGTCACGGAAGCCAAGAGCAAGGTGTGCGAGACGCTGGACGACTTCCGCGGCGCGTTTGCCTACAATCTCCTCGACGCCAACGCGCAGCGATTCGGTGCCAGTGTCCCCGTCATCGCCCAGTGGGATGATCACGAAGTGGTCAACAACTGGTTTCCTGAGCTCGTCCTGACCGACGATGCGCGCTACACGGAGAAGCGCGTAGAGGTGCTGGCCACGCGTGCGCGGCAGGCGCTGTTCGAGTTCCTCCCCATTCGGCGTCACGCCATCGATCGCGAGCGGGTCTATCGGGCGTTCAGCCTGGGCCCCCTGGCCGACCTCTTCGTGGTCGACCTGCGCAGCTATCGCGGCGCCAACTCCGCGAACCTGCAGGCCGAGCCGTCTCCGGCCACGGCCATCCTGGGCGAGTCGCAGCTGGCGTGGCTGGAGCGATCGCTCACGGCCAGTCGCGCCACGTGGAAGGTGGTGGCGTGCGACATGCCCATTGGCCTCGTGGTGAACGATCCCGTGCGCGACGGTGTGCGGAACTACGAGGCCATTGCCAACGGCAACGATGGCGCGCCGCGTGGCCGAGAGCACGAGATCGCCCGTCTGCTGCAGCGATTGCAGCAGGCGGGGGTGCGCAACGTGGTCTGGGTCACGGCCGACGTTCACTACTGCGCGGCGCATCACTATGCCCCCGAGCGGGCCGTCTTCACCCGCTTCGATCCCTTCTGGGAATTCGTGGCGGGCCCCATGCACGCCGGCACCTTCGGCCCCAACGCACTCGACGGCACCTTCGGGCCGGCGGTGCGCTTCGCCAGTGCGGCGCCGTCGCCCAACCGGCCACCCAGCGACAACCTGCAGTTCTATGGCACATTGGACATCGACCCCGGAACGCGGGCGCTCACGGCCGCGCTGTGGGATGTGACGGGCAAGAAGCTGTGGTCAACCGAGCTCGCGCCCTAG
- a CDS encoding APC family permease gives MSDPQGGPSGGRLRRDLGLVGLAAAGIGSMVGAGINIVPFALQRSVPGIGEYVLPAYFMAAVPAVLAALCYAMLGSAMPRAGGSYVYASRAIGPYTGFLASFSQWFGLCIAIGVVSYVIPPFLRDTARAAQWMELAAALDQRGVRLALALGFLWLFVLVNLRGVRAVTRTLVPLVGLVFVCSGLVIVTGFSHGADEYRALVTARGEGAMLAGQSGDFWTVVPPAAAVLFSSFIGFDVIAQAGGEARNPSRTLPLAIGLAIGTVGIFYFAFTGAVYRAVPWQYVAAASATGDVTAPGLLTPLVSPAVGVLMMSGAALALIKDLPGMLLGVSRLCFAWAEDGVFPRAMAVVDATNGTPRTALFVSAILSTLGILGGHFAGDFFLGVDILVTAMLVNFIIMACSVLRLPAHNPALAGEVRVLRARWAQVLVAIVALVTLSALLWVHSYRDLTADVPGWYARSTLVWLAVMAIGTLVYWRETRALAARGGDLRAITYVLPAE, from the coding sequence GTGAGTGACCCGCAGGGTGGACCGTCAGGGGGCCGGTTACGACGCGATCTGGGGCTCGTGGGGCTTGCGGCCGCCGGTATCGGGTCGATGGTCGGGGCAGGGATCAACATCGTGCCCTTCGCGCTCCAGCGGTCGGTGCCGGGGATTGGCGAGTATGTGCTGCCCGCGTACTTCATGGCTGCGGTGCCGGCCGTGCTGGCCGCGCTCTGTTACGCCATGCTCGGCAGCGCGATGCCCCGCGCTGGCGGGTCGTACGTGTACGCGAGCCGCGCGATCGGCCCCTACACGGGCTTTCTGGCGTCGTTTTCCCAATGGTTCGGGCTGTGCATCGCGATCGGGGTGGTGTCGTATGTCATCCCCCCCTTTCTCCGCGATACGGCACGCGCGGCCCAGTGGATGGAGCTCGCGGCGGCGCTCGACCAGCGCGGGGTGCGCCTCGCGCTGGCCCTGGGCTTCCTGTGGCTGTTCGTGCTCGTGAACCTGCGCGGCGTCCGGGCCGTGACCCGTACCCTGGTCCCCTTGGTGGGGTTGGTGTTCGTGTGCAGCGGTCTGGTCATCGTGACGGGGTTCAGCCACGGGGCCGACGAATACCGCGCTCTGGTGACCGCGCGCGGCGAAGGGGCCATGCTGGCCGGTCAGTCGGGCGACTTCTGGACGGTGGTGCCGCCCGCGGCCGCCGTGCTGTTCTCCAGCTTCATCGGCTTCGACGTCATCGCGCAGGCTGGCGGCGAGGCCCGCAATCCGTCGCGCACGCTGCCGCTGGCCATTGGTCTCGCCATCGGTACGGTCGGCATCTTCTACTTTGCGTTCACGGGTGCCGTGTATCGCGCCGTTCCCTGGCAGTACGTGGCGGCGGCGAGTGCTACGGGGGACGTCACCGCCCCCGGGCTCCTCACCCCGCTCGTGTCTCCGGCGGTCGGGGTGCTCATGATGTCGGGCGCCGCGCTGGCGCTCATCAAGGATCTCCCCGGTATGCTGCTTGGCGTGTCACGCCTCTGCTTCGCCTGGGCCGAGGATGGCGTGTTTCCGCGTGCCATGGCCGTGGTGGACGCCACGAACGGTACGCCACGCACGGCCCTGTTCGTCTCGGCGATTCTCTCGACGCTGGGCATTCTTGGCGGGCACTTCGCCGGTGATTTCTTCCTGGGCGTCGACATTCTGGTGACGGCGATGCTGGTGAACTTCATCATCATGGCCTGCTCGGTGCTGCGCCTGCCGGCGCACAATCCGGCACTGGCGGGCGAGGTGCGCGTGCTGCGGGCGCGCTGGGCACAGGTGCTGGTGGCCATCGTGGCGCTGGTGACACTGAGTGCCCTGCTGTGGGTGCACAGCTATCGCGACCTCACGGCCGATGTGCCGGGGTGGTATGCGCGCAGTACGCTCGTCTGGCTGGCCGTCATGGCCATCGGGACGCTGGTGTACTGGCGCGAAACCCGCGCGCTGGCAGCGCGTGGTGGTGATCTCCGGGCCATCACGTACGTGCTCCCGGCGGAATGA
- a CDS encoding VanZ family protein, giving the protein MQAGNAAGIGSEPGVTRDAMSAVIERIATPSAATSRSRRRFRRAADVTALRLGRAVLAYLGIMVGIITLAPFRFASAPVHGLSFVWTWSDLVLNVLMFAPVGFVHQLTRPRGAAPDLSRVFLLGLAASGIIEVAQLFSPLRYPSLFDLATNSGGAVLGAVAYSRLSERVPGRAAVQRLALELPLMGLVYLLVPLCWLIGLGSEDESRRVLVLGPALMAGVILGTVHAAVVHPAGPRGWLVGTTLGWSFVALVPGGRGDLPFVALASAVVVAAALCCHVATRRMRQGAPDDGSRRFEVPTLRRVLPVYAAYLALSALWPLGDVDSHWRGTLALTLTDATLTQATVFRALEQVAAFTLVGYMAAELRGRDRRAERTAVLRVLTWSAVVSALLQGARGFQPATGASLVLFLLCQVASVAGCHLYTLQRDHVRALLKRQRT; this is encoded by the coding sequence ATGCAGGCAGGCAACGCGGCAGGAATCGGGTCGGAACCGGGCGTCACGCGCGACGCGATGTCTGCGGTCATCGAACGCATCGCGACCCCATCGGCGGCGACGTCGCGGTCACGGCGCCGGTTCCGGCGAGCCGCCGATGTCACCGCGTTGCGCCTCGGCCGCGCCGTGCTGGCGTACCTCGGCATCATGGTGGGCATCATCACGCTCGCGCCGTTCCGGTTCGCGAGCGCGCCGGTGCACGGCCTGTCGTTCGTCTGGACCTGGTCGGATCTCGTGCTCAATGTGCTGATGTTTGCCCCCGTGGGCTTCGTCCATCAGCTCACCCGGCCGCGGGGCGCCGCCCCCGACCTGTCGCGGGTCTTTCTTCTGGGCCTCGCCGCCAGCGGCATCATCGAGGTCGCACAGCTCTTTTCGCCGCTGCGCTACCCATCGCTCTTCGATCTCGCCACCAACTCCGGCGGTGCTGTGCTGGGAGCCGTGGCGTATTCCCGTCTCTCGGAGCGCGTCCCCGGACGAGCGGCCGTGCAGCGGCTGGCACTCGAACTGCCACTCATGGGCCTGGTCTATCTCCTCGTCCCCCTCTGCTGGCTCATCGGCTTGGGGAGCGAGGACGAGAGTCGCCGGGTGCTGGTGCTGGGCCCGGCGCTCATGGCGGGGGTCATTCTTGGCACGGTCCACGCGGCGGTAGTTCACCCCGCGGGCCCGCGGGGGTGGCTGGTGGGCACCACGCTCGGGTGGTCGTTCGTCGCCCTCGTCCCGGGCGGGCGTGGCGACCTGCCCTTCGTCGCACTGGCGTCGGCCGTGGTCGTGGCCGCAGCGCTGTGCTGTCACGTCGCCACCCGCCGCATGCGGCAGGGAGCGCCCGACGATGGCAGCCGCCGGTTCGAGGTACCCACGTTGCGGCGGGTCCTGCCCGTCTACGCCGCCTATCTCGCCCTGTCCGCCCTCTGGCCATTGGGTGACGTAGACAGTCACTGGCGCGGCACGCTGGCGCTCACCCTCACCGACGCGACCCTCACGCAGGCCACCGTCTTTCGCGCCCTCGAACAGGTCGCGGCCTTCACCCTCGTGGGGTACATGGCCGCCGAACTCCGCGGGCGCGACCGGCGCGCCGAGCGTACGGCCGTGCTGCGCGTCCTGACGTGGAGCGCCGTCGTGTCGGCACTGCTGCAAGGGGCGCGCGGGTTCCAGCCAGCCACGGGTGCCAGCCTCGTGCTCTTCCTGCTCTGTCAGGTGGCGTCTGTGGCCGGCTGCCACCTGTATACGCTGCAACGTGACCACGTGCGGGCGCTGCTCAAGCGGCAGCGAACCTAG
- a CDS encoding glycosyl hydrolase, producing the protein MARRSPFPQRPGVALLALTLPLALPATLPVRLDAQPRGARPVASVRSGPSAFDSATFAALPWRNVGPWRGGRSVAVAGLPSNPMTYFAGYTGGGLWRTDDAGTNWRNISDGFFTSSSIGAIAVAPSDENVIYVGTGEHAIRGQSSTYGDGMYRSTDQGRTWAKIGLAASRQISAVRVHPGNPDVVYVAVQGDRWQGSAERGIYRSTDGGRTWTQLLKGANATSGASDLSMDATNPRILYAAFWDHQRTPWMVRSGGAGSGLWKSTDGGDTWTRLSDGLPKLMGKIGVSVSPANPDRVYAIVEAENGGLYRSDDAGKSWRLVNGDRLIQTRSWYYMHITADPQNADAVWVSNAPLLRSTDGGRTFAVVPATHGDNHGIWVNPRDARYVINANDGGASISLNGGKSWSTQDNQPTSQFYHVAVDDGFPYKLYGGQQDNTSVIITSRSDGGAIGIRDWTEGPGCESANMGVSAKNPRYVYGGCYQGLIDEQDAQTGLLRTIMPWPEMNLTEPTDKTKYRFNWTAPIEVSQHDDKVVYHGGNVLFRTTDRGQSWTPISGDLTRNDKSRQGWGGGPITNEGAGGEVYGTIVVIEESPHDVGTMYVGTDDGLIQRTRDGGKTWTNITPAAWGDGLVNEIAISPHDAGTLYVSFRKDRLGDPTPHIFVSRDYGATFTRIVNGLRDGEPVRVVREDPVRKGLLYAGTETGVYLSYNAGAQWLPLRSNFPVVPVTDLQVKHGDLIAATEGRAFWILDDLSVLRQHADSLEQAKAHLYAPREAVLFAGGGGFGIPANAGKNPPNGATVHFRLASAPDSATAVTLEFLDARGMVVRSFATRDSTSRLAVKPGLNTLTWNLRRAMPARIGNVMLFGAPGDGGARVSPGNYTVRLTVGSTVLSQPLTVKQDPRIDAPTAVIAERDSVANLLATRINEIHESVLRLRDVKTQVQGYVTRARETTAADTIGKAGRALTGKLDKMDPRLTTKAANGQDIINYANGINGQYGFLLGQVEGNTRLTQPVKERLAELEKVWAGIRAEVEAIETVDVPAFNALLKANNVPGVISKVKGKGPIA; encoded by the coding sequence ATGGCTCGTCGTTCCCCCTTCCCGCAGCGACCGGGTGTCGCCTTGCTGGCGCTGACGCTTCCCCTCGCGCTCCCCGCCACGCTTCCCGTGCGCCTCGACGCGCAGCCGCGCGGTGCCCGTCCGGTCGCCAGTGTCCGCAGCGGTCCCTCGGCGTTCGATTCGGCGACCTTCGCCGCCCTTCCGTGGCGCAATGTGGGCCCTTGGCGCGGTGGGCGGTCGGTCGCGGTGGCCGGGCTGCCGTCGAACCCGATGACCTACTTTGCCGGCTACACCGGGGGTGGCCTGTGGCGCACCGATGATGCCGGCACCAACTGGCGCAACATCTCCGACGGCTTCTTCACGTCGAGCAGCATTGGCGCGATCGCCGTGGCGCCGAGCGACGAGAACGTGATCTACGTGGGCACCGGGGAGCACGCGATTCGCGGGCAATCGAGCACCTACGGTGACGGCATGTACCGCAGCACCGACCAGGGGCGCACATGGGCGAAGATCGGGCTGGCGGCCTCGCGCCAGATCTCGGCGGTGCGTGTGCACCCGGGGAACCCCGATGTGGTGTATGTCGCCGTGCAGGGCGATCGCTGGCAGGGCAGTGCCGAACGCGGCATTTACCGCAGCACCGACGGCGGGCGCACCTGGACGCAGCTGCTCAAGGGTGCCAACGCCACGAGCGGCGCGAGTGACCTCAGCATGGATGCCACCAATCCGCGCATCCTCTACGCGGCCTTCTGGGACCATCAGCGCACACCGTGGATGGTGCGCTCGGGCGGCGCGGGGAGCGGCCTCTGGAAGAGCACCGATGGCGGTGATACGTGGACCCGCCTCAGCGACGGGCTGCCGAAGCTGATGGGCAAGATCGGCGTGTCGGTGTCCCCGGCCAATCCCGACCGCGTGTACGCGATCGTGGAGGCGGAAAACGGTGGCCTCTACCGGAGCGATGATGCGGGCAAGAGCTGGCGTCTGGTGAACGGCGACCGGCTCATCCAAACGCGGTCGTGGTACTACATGCACATCACCGCCGATCCGCAGAACGCCGACGCCGTGTGGGTGAGCAATGCGCCGCTGCTGCGCAGCACCGACGGCGGGCGCACCTTTGCCGTGGTCCCGGCCACGCACGGTGACAATCACGGCATCTGGGTGAACCCGCGCGATGCGCGCTACGTGATCAACGCCAACGACGGCGGTGCCTCCATCTCGCTCAACGGCGGTAAGAGCTGGAGCACGCAGGACAACCAGCCCACCTCGCAGTTCTATCACGTGGCGGTGGATGATGGCTTCCCGTACAAGCTGTACGGTGGGCAGCAGGACAACACAAGCGTGATCATCACGTCGCGCAGCGACGGCGGGGCCATCGGCATTCGGGACTGGACCGAGGGGCCGGGCTGCGAGAGCGCGAACATGGGCGTGAGCGCGAAGAATCCGCGCTACGTGTACGGCGGCTGCTATCAGGGACTGATCGACGAGCAGGATGCGCAGACGGGGTTGCTGCGCACCATCATGCCGTGGCCGGAGATGAACCTCACCGAGCCCACGGACAAGACCAAGTACCGTTTCAACTGGACCGCGCCCATCGAGGTGAGCCAGCACGACGACAAGGTCGTGTATCATGGTGGCAACGTGCTGTTCCGGACCACCGATCGCGGCCAGAGCTGGACGCCCATCTCGGGCGATCTCACGCGGAACGACAAGAGCCGTCAGGGATGGGGCGGTGGCCCCATCACCAACGAGGGGGCTGGTGGCGAGGTGTACGGCACCATCGTGGTGATCGAGGAGTCGCCGCACGACGTGGGCACGATGTACGTGGGCACCGACGACGGACTCATTCAGCGTACGCGCGATGGCGGCAAGACGTGGACGAACATCACCCCCGCCGCATGGGGCGACGGCCTCGTGAACGAAATCGCCATCTCGCCGCACGACGCGGGCACGCTGTATGTGTCGTTCCGCAAGGATCGCCTGGGCGACCCGACGCCGCACATCTTCGTGTCGCGTGATTACGGCGCCACCTTCACGCGCATCGTGAACGGACTGCGTGACGGGGAGCCGGTGCGTGTCGTGCGCGAGGACCCGGTGCGCAAGGGGCTGCTCTACGCGGGCACCGAAACGGGGGTGTACCTCTCGTACAACGCCGGCGCCCAGTGGCTGCCGCTGCGCAGCAACTTCCCCGTGGTGCCGGTGACCGACCTGCAGGTCAAGCACGGCGATCTCATTGCCGCCACCGAGGGACGCGCCTTCTGGATTCTCGACGACCTGTCGGTCCTTCGGCAGCATGCCGACAGCCTCGAACAGGCCAAGGCGCATCTGTACGCGCCGCGCGAGGCGGTGCTCTTTGCCGGCGGCGGGGGCTTCGGTATCCCGGCCAACGCCGGCAAGAATCCGCCCAATGGCGCCACGGTGCATTTCCGTCTGGCCTCGGCGCCCGACAGCGCCACGGCCGTCACGCTCGAGTTCCTCGATGCCAGGGGGATGGTGGTGCGCAGCTTCGCCACGCGCGACTCGACGAGCCGTCTGGCGGTGAAGCCGGGCCTCAATACGCTTACGTGGAACCTGCGGCGCGCGATGCCGGCCCGCATCGGGAACGTCATGCTGTTCGGTGCGCCGGGTGATGGCGGCGCGCGCGTCTCGCCGGGGAACTACACCGTGCGCCTCACGGTGGGCTCGACGGTGCTGTCACAGCCGCTCACCGTGAAGCAGGACCCCCGCATTGACGCCCCAACGGCGGTGATCGCCGAGCGGGACAGCGTGGCCAACCTGCTCGCGACGCGCATCAACGAGATTCACGAGTCGGTGCTGCGGCTGCGCGATGTGAAGACGCAGGTGCAGGGTTACGTGACGCGCGCGCGCGAAACGACGGCCGCCGACACCATCGGCAAGGCGGGGCGCGCGCTTACGGGGAAGCTGGACAAGATGGATCCGCGCCTCACCACCAAGGCGGCCAACGGCCAGGACATCATCAACTACGCCAACGGCATCAATGGGCAGTACGGCTTCCTGTTGGGGCAGGTGGAGGGGAACACGCGCCTCACGCAGCCGGTGAAGGAGCGGCTGGCCGAGCTGGAGAAGGTGTGGGCCGGCATTCGCGCCGAAGTCGAGGCGATCGAAACCGTCGATGTGCCCGCCTTCAACGCGCTGCTCAAGGCCAACAACGTGCCCGGCGTGATCAGCAAGGTGAAGGGCAAGGGGCCGATCGCATGA
- a CDS encoding aldo/keto reductase: MIDRIALAPSLTISRALTGLWQIADMERDGRTLDLDAAARAMAPYHQAGLTTFDMADHYGSAEIVAGRFRRAVVGDAATVQCLTKWVPEPGPVTAADVRAAVDKACQRLQTDTIDLLQFHAWTFADPRWLDALWLLEGEREAGRLRAVGVTNFDTAHLRVAMASGIRLVSNQVSGSLIDRRFTGKLSAFAQQHGVGLLCYGTVLGGFLSERWVDAPEPDWAQLETWSQMKYGRFIRAAGGWAPFQQVLRAAQQVATRHGVSIATVASRWVLEQPGVAGVIVGARLSHSQHVADTARLFSFALDDADRTMLAEAQAALWPIPGDCGDEYRTPPYLTASGDLSHHLASFPAPFTTQPGVNGSTLALSGTVWEPMAGYSRAVRKGSRIHVSGTTATHGSRAIGGNDAAAQTHFCIDKIAGALQSLGGTLEDVVRTRVFVANVERDWEAVARAHGERFGHILPANTMVQAPLIGDEYLVEIEAEADLGAP, translated from the coding sequence ATGATCGACCGCATTGCCCTGGCCCCCAGCCTCACCATCTCGCGCGCGCTCACCGGTCTCTGGCAGATCGCCGACATGGAGCGTGATGGTCGCACGCTCGATCTCGATGCCGCCGCGCGGGCCATGGCGCCCTACCACCAGGCGGGGCTCACCACGTTCGACATGGCCGATCACTATGGGTCGGCGGAGATCGTGGCGGGGCGCTTCCGCCGCGCTGTGGTGGGCGACGCCGCCACGGTGCAGTGCCTCACGAAGTGGGTGCCCGAACCCGGCCCCGTGACGGCGGCCGACGTGCGCGCCGCCGTGGACAAGGCCTGTCAGCGGCTGCAAACCGACACCATCGACCTGCTGCAGTTCCACGCCTGGACCTTCGCCGATCCGCGGTGGCTCGATGCGTTGTGGCTCCTGGAAGGGGAGCGCGAGGCAGGGCGGCTTCGCGCCGTGGGGGTAACCAACTTCGACACGGCGCACTTGCGTGTGGCCATGGCGTCGGGCATTCGCCTGGTGAGCAACCAGGTGAGCGGCAGCCTCATCGACCGGCGATTCACCGGCAAGCTGTCGGCGTTCGCCCAGCAGCACGGCGTGGGGCTGCTGTGTTACGGCACGGTGCTCGGCGGCTTTCTCAGTGAACGCTGGGTGGATGCGCCGGAACCGGACTGGGCACAGCTGGAGACGTGGTCGCAGATGAAGTACGGGCGGTTCATTCGGGCCGCAGGAGGCTGGGCGCCCTTCCAGCAGGTGCTTCGCGCGGCGCAGCAGGTGGCCACCAGGCACGGCGTCTCGATTGCCACCGTTGCCAGCCGCTGGGTGCTCGAGCAGCCGGGCGTGGCCGGGGTGATCGTGGGGGCACGCTTGAGCCATTCGCAGCATGTTGCCGATACCGCGCGGTTGTTCTCGTTTGCGCTCGACGACGCCGATCGCACGATGCTGGCGGAGGCACAGGCCGCGTTGTGGCCCATTCCGGGGGATTGCGGCGACGAGTACCGCACGCCGCCGTACCTCACCGCCAGTGGCGACCTGTCACATCATCTGGCCAGCTTTCCGGCGCCCTTCACCACGCAGCCCGGTGTGAACGGCAGCACCCTGGCCCTGAGTGGCACCGTGTGGGAACCCATGGCCGGCTACAGCCGGGCCGTGCGCAAGGGGTCGCGCATTCATGTCTCGGGGACTACGGCCACGCACGGCAGCCGCGCCATCGGCGGCAACGATGCCGCCGCACAGACGCACTTCTGCATCGACAAGATCGCCGGGGCGCTGCAGTCGCTGGGCGGGACGCTCGAAGACGTGGTGCGCACGCGCGTGTTCGTGGCCAATGTGGAGCGCGACTGGGAGGCGGTGGCTCGCGCGCACGGCGAACGCTTCGGCCACATCCTGCCGGCCAACACCATGGTGCAGGCGCCGCTCATCGGCGACGAGTACCTCGTGGAAATCGAGGCGGAGGCAGACCTGGGGGCGCCGTAG
- a CDS encoding DUF885 family protein: MSLLRPLLIAAMPLLVAQPPADRYAELQQLFQRWRTFEEAPQVNGAPDYTPATNARRLGELRAMQQQLTAIDTTGWSVPQQVDWHLVRAEMNGMLYHLTVLQPFARDPAYYASVRTDESDTPAEEGPTIHGAIRLWQYGIWPRTVLDTVRALTPDERVRLTAALRGIPPLLEQARNNLADATAKDIWVGGVRAFEEQHEALGLLAMRVRERHPKDGALAKAIADARTATDRFATWLRAEAPKRTGPSGIGKAQYTWYLRNVLLMPLTWEEEVTITRRELARSHASLRLEEARNAALPPMPVAANPAEFAALQDTMLPRYLAFWRDKQLITMEPWMERALRERFMGFSPEPTRNFFAQATHRDPRTLWTHLWHWWDNMRIRVAPHANPIRREPLRYNVWMSRAEGMATVMEEWAMHAGLYDDSPRSREIVWTMLAARAARGLGNLYAHANELDMAGAGDLHVSWTPRGWMRRDPLLGFEQHLYLRQPGYGASYVTGGRLMEETIAERARQLGPAFTMKRLFDEVNAAGMIPVSLIYWELTGDDRMIRELKDGQGPLPFR, translated from the coding sequence ATGTCTCTCCTTCGACCCCTGCTCATCGCGGCCATGCCGCTCCTGGTCGCGCAGCCACCTGCCGACCGCTATGCCGAACTGCAGCAGCTCTTCCAGCGGTGGCGAACCTTCGAGGAAGCCCCGCAGGTGAACGGCGCCCCCGACTACACCCCGGCGACGAACGCCAGGCGCCTCGGCGAGCTGCGCGCCATGCAACAGCAGCTCACGGCCATCGACACCACCGGCTGGAGCGTGCCGCAACAGGTCGACTGGCATCTGGTCCGTGCGGAGATGAACGGCATGCTGTATCACCTCACGGTGCTGCAGCCCTTCGCGCGCGACCCGGCCTACTACGCCTCCGTGCGCACCGACGAAAGCGATACCCCCGCCGAAGAGGGTCCCACGATTCACGGGGCCATTCGGCTGTGGCAGTATGGCATCTGGCCGCGCACGGTCCTCGATACCGTGCGTGCGCTGACCCCCGACGAGCGGGTGCGCCTCACCGCCGCCCTGCGCGGCATTCCGCCACTGCTCGAGCAGGCCCGCAACAACCTCGCCGATGCCACCGCCAAGGATATCTGGGTGGGCGGCGTGCGCGCGTTCGAGGAGCAGCATGAGGCCCTCGGGCTGCTCGCCATGCGTGTCCGTGAGCGTCATCCGAAGGATGGGGCGCTGGCCAAGGCCATTGCCGACGCCCGCACGGCCACCGACCGCTTTGCGACATGGCTACGCGCCGAAGCCCCCAAGCGCACCGGGCCGTCCGGGATCGGCAAGGCGCAGTACACGTGGTATTTGCGCAATGTGCTGCTGATGCCCCTGACCTGGGAGGAGGAGGTCACGATTACGCGGCGCGAACTCGCGCGCTCCCACGCGTCGCTGCGCCTCGAGGAAGCGCGCAATGCGGCGCTGCCCCCCATGCCGGTGGCGGCGAACCCGGCGGAGTTCGCGGCACTGCAGGACACCATGCTGCCGCGCTACCTCGCATTCTGGCGCGACAAGCAGCTCATCACCATGGAGCCGTGGATGGAGCGGGCGCTGCGCGAGCGCTTCATGGGCTTCTCCCCCGAGCCCACGCGCAACTTCTTCGCCCAGGCCACGCATCGCGATCCGCGCACGCTCTGGACGCATCTGTGGCACTGGTGGGACAACATGCGCATCCGCGTGGCGCCCCACGCCAACCCCATTCGCCGTGAGCCGCTCCGCTACAACGTGTGGATGAGCCGCGCCGAAGGGATGGCCACGGTCATGGAAGAATGGGCCATGCACGCCGGGCTCTACGACGACAGCCCGCGCTCGCGGGAGATCGTGTGGACCATGCTGGCCGCCCGCGCCGCCCGTGGCCTGGGCAACCTGTACGCCCACGCCAACGAGCTCGACATGGCGGGCGCCGGTGACCTGCACGTGTCGTGGACTCCGCGCGGCTGGATGCGTCGCGATCCGCTGCTCGGCTTCGAGCAGCACCTGTACCTGCGCCAGCCTGGATACGGCGCGTCGTACGTCACGGGAGGGCGGCTGATGGAAGAAACCATTGCCGAGCGCGCGCGACAGCTCGGTCCCGCCTTCACCATGAAGCGGTTGTTCGACGAAGTGAACGCGGCCGGCATGATTCCCGTCTCACTGATCTACTGGGAACTCACGGGAGACGACCGCATGATTCGCGAACTCAAGGACGGACAGGGGCCGCTGCCGTTCCGCTGA